The genomic DNA ACCGTCGGCGTGCGGGCCTGTTGCTGGTAGAACACCGACAGTGAGCCGCCGCCGCTCCAGCCGGCCAGTACCACCTTCGAATAGCCCAGCCGGTTCTTGGCGTCCTTGATGCACTCACCGAGGTCTTCGACCACCTTCTCCATCAGCAGCGCGGAGTCGGTGCCCCGAAAGCGGCTGTTGCAGTAGATGACGTGGTGTCCGGCGCGGGCCAGGGCGTTGATCATCGGCAGATAGGCGCCGCCGCCGATGGGGTGCATGAACACCAGCACGGTGTCGGACGGCTTCTGGGGCCGCAGCAGGTAACTCTCCAGGACCACCAACTCGGCGACGCCGCCGTAGACGTCGCGCACTGCCGAAGTGTTCTGGAAGGCAATCAGATACGGGACGCGGTCGTAGCTGTGTGACACCTCAGTGTTGCCCCAGGTCGTGGCTCAGCACCTCGGCCGAGGGCACCAGGCGGCGCCGGGTGTCGATGGCGATCACCTTCCAGTCCACCTTCGTGAAGTCGTCGAACTTGCGGCGCGCACGTTCGCGGGCCTTCTCGGGCGCACCGTGGTGCACACCCTGCGGGGCGTGGCTGAGCAGCCCGGGGGGCATCTCGATTCCGTACAGCGAGCCGCCGTGGAAGAAGGCGATTTCATCGAAGTCGACGTTGCGGTGGTACCACGGGGTGCGTTCGGTACCCGGTACGCCTTCGGCCGGTTTGGGCAGGAAGTTCATCACGTAGACGCCGGTGGCCTGCATGAACAGGTGGACCGTCGGTGGCAGGTGCACGCTGTCGGAGGTGATGACGTTGTAGTCGTCGATGTTGAAGGTGAAGGCGAAGTTGTCGCCGCGCCAGCCTTCCACATCCAGCGGATGGTGTTGGTAGAACAGCGTTGTGGGGCCGCCGTCGTGAACCAGGCGCACCGCGTACTCTCCGTCTTTCTGCGGGCCGTCGCCCGTTTCGAACGCCTTCGGCTCGGGAATGACGGCCTGGGCGGGGTCGAACGGGAAGTGCCGGCCCAGCTGGCCGGGCGGGGGAACCCGGAACTCGTCGGTGGCTTCGATCATCAGCAAGGTCGTCTCGGAGTCCGGAACCTGCCGCCAGGTGCACGCTTTCGGGATGTACACCCAGTCGCCTTCGCGGTAGCGCAGCGGCCCGAACTCCGTCTCCAGTGACCCTGCTCCCCGGTGGACGAAGCACAACAGGTCGCCGTCGATGTGCCGGGCAAAATACGGCATCTGCTCGGTGCGCCGCGAGAGGTGGATGCGGCAATCGGCGTTGGAGAACAAAAACATCGGGCCACCGGTGGCGTCGGTGGCGTCGCTGGGCTTCAGCTCACCGGCCAGCACGTCGATGGGCCGCAGCGGGCCCTCTGAGCGGAACGCGGTGGGATCGTGGCGGCGGTAGATGTTGGCGGTGCGGCCGGTGAACCCGCCGCGGCCCAGCTCGTCGTCCTTGAGGCCGTCGAGGTCGGCGTGCAGACGCCTCGGGGTGACACCTCGGCGGAGGTGGGTGAACGACTCCATGAAAAGTGACGCTAGCTTCACTTCTGCGCACAAGTCAACAGGTGTCAACCCGCGGTTTCCGTCGCCTCTGGTCGAGGAGCATGATCGAAGGCATGACCCAGTCGAACGAGTTCAACGCGTTGGTCGCCCACGAGGACGCCGACGGAGACATCACGCTCCGGCCGGAGACACTGCCGACCACGGCGCTGCCCGAGGGTGAGGTCCTGATCGAGGTCGAGTATTCCGGCGTGAACTACAAAGATGCGCTGGCGGTGACCCCGAAAGCCGGTGTGGCACGGTCATATCCGCTGATCCCCGGCATCGATGTCGCGGGCCGGGTGGCCGCCAGCAGCTCACCGGATTTCGCCGTGGGTGACGCGGTGGTGGCCCACGGCTACGACATCGGCACCGGCCGCCACGGCGGGTACTCCGCCCTGGCCCGCTATCCGGCCGACTACGTGGTGAAGCTGCACAGCCTGACCCCCGCGCAGGCGGCCGCCATCGGCACGGCCGGCTTCACTGCCGCGATGAGCGTCAACGCCGTCCGCGCGCACTGGGTTGCCCCGGGTGACGGCCCCGTCCTGGTCACCGGAGCCACCGGGGGAGTGGGCAGCGTGAGCGTGGACCTGCTGGCGGGGCTGGGCTACGAGGTGGTGGCCTCCACCGGCAAAGCGGACGCCCATGATCTGTTGCGCGACCTGGGCGCCGCCGAGGTGATCGATCGGGTTCCGGCGCCCGACGAGAAACTTCGCCCACTGGGCAAGACGCACTGGGCCGCGGTGGTGGACTGTGTAGGCGGGCGAACCCTGGCTTATGCGCTCAGCACCCTGAAGTACGGTGGCATCGCGGCGATCTCGGGTCTGGCGGGGTCAGCCGAGCTGCCGGCCACTGTGCACCCGTTCATCCTGCGGGGCGTGACTCTCTCCGGCATCGACTCGGTGCAACTGGACATCGCAGCCCGCCGCGCCATCTGGCAGCAGCTCGAGACCGAACTGTTCCCCCTGCACCTGGACCGGGTCACCCGCGACGTCGCGGTCCTCGACGTGCCCGACGTGCTGGGCACCATCGTCGGAGGGGGCGTCACCGGGCGCACCCGTGTTGTCGTGAAGGACGGATTCTGACGCACCCGGGTGCACCCGCGGCTACTTGAGTTCGGCTGACGTCATACCGAGCAGCCGGCGGGCCACCACCAGTTGCTGGATCTGCTGGGTGCCTTCGAAGATGTCCAGGATCTTCGAGTCGCGCGCCCACTTCTCCAGCAATGCCTCCTCGGAATAGCCCACCGTGCCGGCCAATTCGACGGCCTTGAGGGTGATGTCACTGGCGACGCGTGCGGCCTTCGCCTTGCCCATCGAGGCTTCCTTGGAGTTCGGGATCTTGTTGTCGGCCTGCCACGCCGAGCGCACGGTCAACAGGTAGGCGGCTTCCCAATCTGCTTCCATCCGCAGGAATTCCGCAGCGGGTGCGCTCTGCGCATGTGCCGGTTTGTCGTAGGAGATCTCGATGCCGGCCTCGGTCAGGATGGTGCGCAGATCCTCCAGCGCAGCCCGAGCCACCCCGACGGCCATGGCCGCCACGATGGGACGGGTGTTGTCGAAGGTCTCCATGACCCCGGCAAAGCCCTTCTCCACCTCGATGTCCGGGCTGCCCAGCAGGTTGTCCTTCGGAATGCGCACGTTGTCGAAACGGATGGCCGCGGTGTCGGAGGCCTTGATGCCCAGCTTGTTCTCGAGCCGCTCGACGGTGACCCCGGGATACTCCCGGGGAACGATGAAGGACTTGATGGCCGCCCGGCCCTTGGTCTTGTCCATCGTTGCCCAGACCACGATGTGGCTGGCGCGGGACCCGGCCGTGACGTAGATCTTCTCCCCGTTGATGACGTACTCGTCGCCGTCCAGCTTGGCGGTGGTGGACACCGCGGCCGAGTCGGACCCGAAACCGGGCTCGGTGATGGCCATGGCCGCCCAGACATCCTTGCCGAGCCGCTCGAGTTGTT from Mycolicibacterium tokaiense includes the following:
- a CDS encoding acyl-CoA dehydrogenase family protein, with protein sequence MAINLEMPKKLQAVIEKGHQGAAEMLRPISRKYDLKEHAYPVELDTLADLFEGISEAKTISFAGTDAFRGSDGPKENVNGANMSALLNALEISWGDVALLLSVPRQGLGNAAISSVATPEQLERLGKDVWAAMAITEPGFGSDSAAVSTTAKLDGDEYVINGEKIYVTAGSRASHIVVWATMDKTKGRAAIKSFIVPREYPGVTVERLENKLGIKASDTAAIRFDNVRIPKDNLLGSPDIEVEKGFAGVMETFDNTRPIVAAMAVGVARAALEDLRTILTEAGIEISYDKPAHAQSAPAAEFLRMEADWEAAYLLTVRSAWQADNKIPNSKEASMGKAKAARVASDITLKAVELAGTVGYSEEALLEKWARDSKILDIFEGTQQIQQLVVARRLLGMTSAELK
- a CDS encoding homogentisate 1,2-dioxygenase is translated as MESFTHLRRGVTPRRLHADLDGLKDDELGRGGFTGRTANIYRRHDPTAFRSEGPLRPIDVLAGELKPSDATDATGGPMFLFSNADCRIHLSRRTEQMPYFARHIDGDLLCFVHRGAGSLETEFGPLRYREGDWVYIPKACTWRQVPDSETTLLMIEATDEFRVPPPGQLGRHFPFDPAQAVIPEPKAFETGDGPQKDGEYAVRLVHDGGPTTLFYQHHPLDVEGWRGDNFAFTFNIDDYNVITSDSVHLPPTVHLFMQATGVYVMNFLPKPAEGVPGTERTPWYHRNVDFDEIAFFHGGSLYGIEMPPGLLSHAPQGVHHGAPEKARERARRKFDDFTKVDWKVIAIDTRRRLVPSAEVLSHDLGQH
- a CDS encoding MDR family oxidoreductase encodes the protein MTQSNEFNALVAHEDADGDITLRPETLPTTALPEGEVLIEVEYSGVNYKDALAVTPKAGVARSYPLIPGIDVAGRVAASSSPDFAVGDAVVAHGYDIGTGRHGGYSALARYPADYVVKLHSLTPAQAAAIGTAGFTAAMSVNAVRAHWVAPGDGPVLVTGATGGVGSVSVDLLAGLGYEVVASTGKADAHDLLRDLGAAEVIDRVPAPDEKLRPLGKTHWAAVVDCVGGRTLAYALSTLKYGGIAAISGLAGSAELPATVHPFILRGVTLSGIDSVQLDIAARRAIWQQLETELFPLHLDRVTRDVAVLDVPDVLGTIVGGGVTGRTRVVVKDGF